The Streptomyces kanamyceticus DNA segment TCGAGAAGTGGATATCTTCACCCTCGCTCGTTGGTTCGCCAACGTTATGGGGCTCCAGGATTTCCCGCACCACTTGCATGTCTGGCGAGACATTCTCACCGTCAACGAACTTATGGATCCACAGTTCGTGGCTCATCGGTATTCTTTCCCCTCGGCGGCAACTCTGGGCCGACCAATCCGGAAGGCGTGACGACCGTGTCACCGCACCTGTTACGTCAGCGACTTCCCGTTGGGACGAATGTAGGCCTCAGGGCAGGTGGCAAGTCGGACATGGCCCCGAAAACTAGAACGCGTTCCGGGTTCATGTTGTCGTTGTTCAGTGTTGCGATGATCCCCGACGACAACAAGATCTGAATCAACGCACTCTGCATGTGGAGACCTATCGTCCCGGGATACCGGACAGCTGGTGCGTCAGCATTTCCTGAGGTGAGGCTGTCGACAGCGGCCTGGGTTGCGGCAGCGCCGCACCTCCAGATCACAGAGACAGGCGCTGAAGCCGTCTCGGCGTCGGAATCGACTTGAACCGCTGAACCGGACTGGTCTGCCGTGCCGACTTCCATGTCACGAAGAGCGGGCAGACCAGCACGCCGGAGAGCCTGGACCACCCGGTCGGCCAGCTCGTTCCGTAGGGCAAGGACTTCATCAGATGCACGGATAAAACCGATCTCGGGCATAGGTTTCCTTCTTCCTTCATGGCATCTGGAACGCAAGAGTGCGTCCCCCCCGTCATGAGGAACGCGGCAGGGAGCCGCCCGTGAGGTGGTCCCGGCATCGGTGGCCGCCGGTTTCCTGTGCGCAACTCGCCTGTGTGGGAACGGAGTTAGTTGTGTGTTTATTCTGAAGGGGTGACGCGGTGGCGACTCCAGAACGGCTGAAAGCCAAGATCGGCTCCGGGTGGGGAACCTAGAGTCGCGCCGGTGGATACCAGTCAACTGACCGACGCCGAGCGGCGGGTGTGGGACGCGTATGCCCTGGGGCAGTCCGTCGACTTCCGGGTGCGGCCCAGGGAACCCGCGACCTCCGGCGCCGAGTGGGGGCCCGAACGGACCGTGCGGGCCGAGGTGTTGCGGGCGTTGCTCGTCGGCGGGCCGCGCGCGGAGGGGGAGATCCCGTTCCTGCGGTTGCACGGTGCCCGGATCAGTGGGCGGCTTGACCTTCAGTGCGCGGAGGTCGCGGGGCCGATTCATCTGTGGGCCTGCTACTTCGACGAGGAACTCGACGTGTACGGGGCGCAGTTGCGTCAGCTCAACCTGGGCTGGTCCGTGCTGCCCGGCGTGAACGCGATAGCCCTTCGGGTGGACGGTTCCCTGCGGATGGCGGGGTGCCGTGTCCGAGGGCGCGTACGGCTCGGTGGCGCGCGGATCGCCGGGGCGGTGTTCCTCCAGGGCGCGCACGTGGGGGAGGAGGGCGTCGCCCTTGACGAGCCCGTCCTCGCGCTCAACCGCGTCAGCATCGAAGACGACCTCCAGGCGGACGGCGGGCTCATCGCCCACGGGCTCGTGAGCCTCGCGGGTGCGGTCGTCGCCGGGAACATCACCTTCGACGACGCGGTGCTGAGGAATCCGGGTGGGACGGCTCTGCACGGGGCGAACCTCAACGGCGGCTCGGATCTGCACGCGGCGCGGCTGAGGGCGTACGGCCGGGTCAATCTGCCCGGGGTCCGCCTTCCCGGCCAGCTCAACCTGGAGGGCGCCCGGCTCTCCAACCCCGGTGGCACGGCCTTGCGCGCCAGCCTCGTCGCGGGCTCCCTCTATCTGAACCTGGCCGAGCCCATCGAGGGCGCCATCACGCTGCGCGGCTGCCAGCTCGACTACCTGCACATCGCCCCGGAGACCTGGCCGGACGAGGTCCGCCTCGACGGACTCACGTACGCGAGGATCGGCCCGCACGAACCGGCCGAGCGGCGGCTCCAGGCCCTTGAACGGGATGTCGACGGGTACGTTCCGTACGCGTATGAGCAGCTCACCGCCGCGTACCGCCGGGTGGGCGATGACGCGGCTGCCCGCACGGTGCAGCTCGCCAAGCAGCGGCGGCACCGGGCGACCCTGGCGTGGTACGCCAGGGCCTGGGGGTACCTCCAGGACTGGACCGTCGGCTATGGCTTCCGGCCCACGCGGGCGGCGGTCTGGCTGTTCTCGCTGCTGCTCGTGGGGGCGGTCACGTTCGCGGTGCGCGAGCCGTCCGCGCTGAAGCCGGATGAGGCGCCGGACTTCAATCCGGTCTTCTACTCCCTTGACCTGCTGCTGCCGATCGTCGACTTCGGTCAGGAGAGTGCGTATGCCGCGCAGGGGGCGTATCAGTGGTTCGGGTACGCGTTGGTGGTGCTGGGGTGGACTCTCGCCACGACGATCGCGGCGGGTGTTACGAGGGCGATCAGCCGTCAGTAGCCTGCGGGTTGGTGGGGGCTGAGCGCGCAGTTCCCCGCGCCCCTTGCGGGGCCGCCCTTGCGTCAGCGTTTCGTGTACGCCACGAACGCGGACCAGGCGGCGGCGCCGATCAGCAGGGCGGGGCCCTCGGGGGCGGTCTTGCTGTCCCGGACGGGGACGACGCCGGGGACTCCGTCGGCGACCTCGACGCAGTTGTCGCTTTCGTCGCCGCTGCTGTACGTGCTCTTCCGCCAGCGGGCGGCGCCGATGAAGTCGTACGCGACCTCGACACAGTTTTCGCCGCCGTCGCCGCTGCTGTAGCTGCTTTTGCGCCAGCGGGCGCTACTCAGGGCGTACTCGCGCATGTTCTGTAGTCCTCCGACACAGAGTTGATCAGGGCCAAGGACGCTTCCGGTGACAACGCGACGGCCCTGAGCAGATCGTAAGACGCCCTTACCCGCTTCACCACTGCGGGTTCGTCGAGGAGGGTTCCTGAACTCACCCCCTCTGTATAGACAGTTGGCGGCGCATCGTCGAACTCCATGAGCTTCATCATCTTGCCCATGCGGGTGTGGGCTCCAGCCGCGAAGGGGAGCACTTGCAGCAGCGCCTTGCGTTCCCGTGCCATCACCAAGAGGTGATCCAGTTGGTCGGCCATGGTGTCGGGGCCGCCGACCGGTACGCACAGCGCGGTTTCATGCAAGATCGCCCAATACAGGGGCCGTGTAGCGTCCTTGAGGAGCAGGGTGCGATCCATGCGGGCTCTGAGCTGCTCTTCGATGTACTCGTCAGTGACGAAGGGGTTGCTTGACTCGTACAGTGCGCGGGCGTACTCGGGGGTCTGGAGCAGCCCAGGAACAAGCGCCGGTTCGAACTCGCAGATCTCAGTGGCCAGTCGCTCCAGCTCCGCCACATGGGCGAAGTAGTCCGTGAATGGCTGTTCCTTGATGAGCTTGCGCCACAACCGTTCGAAAAAGCCGTCGGTTTGTAGCACCTCGTCAATACGTTGAGCCACATCCAGCTGCGGGCGGCGAATTGCCTGCTCGAACTGCCCAATGTACCCACCGGAGACAAAAACCCGCGCCCCAAGGACCGACTGAGAGAATCCCGCGTCCTCGCGGCGTCGTTTGAGCTCCGCTCCGAAGAACTCCCACGCCGCCTGTCGTGATCCACGTGAACCATTGGCCATGGCCAACCGCCCTCCCATGCCCCGCAGTTGTAGCGGACAGACTCCTGCCGAGTGTAGGTGGACTCCGTCACCGTAGGAGGGCGAAGAGTGAAATCCACAGACCTAGGGGAACCACGTGAAAGCTGCATCGGAGCACCACGCAGTGGCATGTATCGAACAGGCGGAGGACACCGTGAAGGAATTGCGCGACGCACTCACGCGGGCGGGAATTACCTTGCCGTCATTGCGGATCGACCAGGCCTCGCTCGCCCGCGAAGCGCCTTGCCCGCGAATCGAATTGGGCGGTTGTTCCGCCGATGTGGCGGCTCGCCTGGCCGCCGCGTTGAGGAGTGTGGCGTGAACTTTCCGCTTCCGGTCGGCGCGTACGTCGTGGACACCCGCAGTGGCCGCGTCGGCAGGGTCATGGGCCATGAGGGGCCGTACGTCCAGCTGCGCCCGTACGGGGGCGGCAGGGAGTGGGACTGTGCGCCGGAGGCCGCCCGTACGGCGACTACGGAGGAGCGGATGCGCGCGGCGACGGCGTATGCGAACGCGCGGAGCCGGGGGGAGGTGCCTTGAGTGTGCTCTCCGGGCTTCAGCGCAAGGGCCAGACCCTGGCGTGCTTACCGGCCGGGCCGAGGTGATCCAGGAGGTGTTGGATGTCGCCGGGGTCCGAGGTGAAGACTCTGGCTCCGAGCCGCGCGGCGATCACCGCGACGGCGCCGTCCACCGGATCCGAGGTGTCGGCCTGCCCTAAGAGCTCGCCGACGCTCCGGGCGAGGGGGTGGTCAAGGGGCGGCACGTCGCAGCCGCTGAGCAGGCGTGCGATCTGGGCCTGGCGGGCGCCGTCCCGCCACGCCTGGGACACGACGGGCGCGGGTACCAGCGGCACGCCACCGGCGGTCAGATAGGAGCGATGGGCTCGCCAGAAAGCGACCTGGTTCCGCTCGGCGGCGATCAGCGCCCCGGCGTCGTAGACGAACGGCTTCAGAGTGCTCACGCGGCGCCTCGCGACTGGTTCCCCGAATGCTCGGAGCGTGTGGCGTCATCCATGACGGCGTCCACCCATTCCTGCTCCTCCGGTGTCGGTGGATCGAGGTGCGCCATGGCCTCCTCCGCTGCGGCCAGCCCGGCTTCGATCTTCGCGGCGTGTTCGGCGGCCCGTGACAGCCAGGCGGAGACGCTCAAACCTTCGCGTTCGGCGGCCGACTTGGCGGCCTCCAGCGTCTCGCTGGGGATGGTGATCGTGACGCGTTCCAGGCTCATACTGTGAGTCTTACTGGCGTGGCCGGTGCCGCGCCAGCCGGACCGGCCACGTTCACCAGTACGAGGTATGACGCCCTCCGCCCCGTGCACACGGTCCCGTGCGCGAGAATGGCCCCATGAGCCTGTTCCGCGACGACGGCATCGTGCTGCGCACCCAGAAGCTGGGTGAGGCGGACCGCATCATCACGATACTCACGCGCGGTCACGGCCGCGTACGCGCAGTGGCGCGCGGAGTGCGGCGGACCAAGTCCAAGTTCGGGGCGCGGCTCGAACCCTTCTCCCACGTCGACGTGCAGTTCTTCGCGCGCAACAGCGAACTGGTCGGGCGCGGGCTCCCGTTGTGCACGCAGAGCGAGACGATCGCTCCGTACGGTAGCGGGATCGTCACGGACTACGCCCGCTACACCGCGGGTACGGCCATGCTGGAGACGGCGGAACGGTTCACCGACCACGAGGGCGAGCCCGCCGTGCAGCAGTACCTCCTGCTCGTCGGCGGGCTGCGGGTCCTGGCCCGCGGGGAGCACGAGCCCCATCTCGTACTGGACGCGTTCCTGCTCCGCTCCCTCGCCGTGAACGGCTACGCGCCGAGCTTCAACGACTGCGCGAAGTGCGGGATGCCCGGGCCGAACCGGTTCTTCTCGGTCGCGGCGGGCGGCTCGATTTGCGTTGACTGCCGGGTGCCGGGCAGCGTCGTACCCTCGGCCGAGGCCCTCACGCTCCTCGCCGCCCTGCTCACCGGCGACTGGGCGACGGCGGACGCGTGCGAGGCGCGGCACGCCAGGGAGGGCAGTGGGCTCGTTTCCGCCTATCTGCATTGGCATTTGGAGCGCGGACTGCGTTCACTGCGGTACGTAGAGAAGAACTGAAGCCAGTAGCTAGGAGAGAGTCCCCCATGGCACGACGCGGAATCCTCGGACGGTCCCGCCGTGAGTACACGACCCCCGAGCCGCACCCCTCGGGCGCGCGGCCGCCGAAGATCCCCGGCGAGCTGGTGCCCAGGCACGTCGCCATCGTCATGGACGGGAACGGGCGCTGGGCCAAGGAGCGCGGCCTGCCGCGCACCGAGGGGCACAAGGTCGGCGCCGAGCGCGTCCTGGACGTGCTGCAGGGCGGCATCGAGATGGGCGTCGGGGCGATCTCGCTCTACGCCTTCTCGACCGAGAACTGGAAGCGGTCCCCGGAC contains these protein-coding regions:
- a CDS encoding pentapeptide repeat-containing protein, whose translation is MDTSQLTDAERRVWDAYALGQSVDFRVRPREPATSGAEWGPERTVRAEVLRALLVGGPRAEGEIPFLRLHGARISGRLDLQCAEVAGPIHLWACYFDEELDVYGAQLRQLNLGWSVLPGVNAIALRVDGSLRMAGCRVRGRVRLGGARIAGAVFLQGAHVGEEGVALDEPVLALNRVSIEDDLQADGGLIAHGLVSLAGAVVAGNITFDDAVLRNPGGTALHGANLNGGSDLHAARLRAYGRVNLPGVRLPGQLNLEGARLSNPGGTALRASLVAGSLYLNLAEPIEGAITLRGCQLDYLHIAPETWPDEVRLDGLTYARIGPHEPAERRLQALERDVDGYVPYAYEQLTAAYRRVGDDAAARTVQLAKQRRHRATLAWYARAWGYLQDWTVGYGFRPTRAAVWLFSLLLVGAVTFAVREPSALKPDEAPDFNPVFYSLDLLLPIVDFGQESAYAAQGAYQWFGYALVVLGWTLATTIAAGVTRAISRQ
- a CDS encoding DUF397 domain-containing protein, with amino-acid sequence MREYALSSARWRKSSYSSGDGGENCVEVAYDFIGAARWRKSTYSSGDESDNCVEVADGVPGVVPVRDSKTAPEGPALLIGAAAWSAFVAYTKR
- a CDS encoding helix-turn-helix domain-containing protein, yielding MANGSRGSRQAAWEFFGAELKRRREDAGFSQSVLGARVFVSGGYIGQFEQAIRRPQLDVAQRIDEVLQTDGFFERLWRKLIKEQPFTDYFAHVAELERLATEICEFEPALVPGLLQTPEYARALYESSNPFVTDEYIEEQLRARMDRTLLLKDATRPLYWAILHETALCVPVGGPDTMADQLDHLLVMARERKALLQVLPFAAGAHTRMGKMMKLMEFDDAPPTVYTEGVSSGTLLDEPAVVKRVRASYDLLRAVALSPEASLALINSVSEDYRTCASTP
- a CDS encoding type II toxin-antitoxin system VapC family toxin, whose protein sequence is MSTLKPFVYDAGALIAAERNQVAFWRAHRSYLTAGGVPLVPAPVVSQAWRDGARQAQIARLLSGCDVPPLDHPLARSVGELLGQADTSDPVDGAVAVIAARLGARVFTSDPGDIQHLLDHLGPAGKHARVWPLR
- the recO gene encoding DNA repair protein RecO; protein product: MSLFRDDGIVLRTQKLGEADRIITILTRGHGRVRAVARGVRRTKSKFGARLEPFSHVDVQFFARNSELVGRGLPLCTQSETIAPYGSGIVTDYARYTAGTAMLETAERFTDHEGEPAVQQYLLLVGGLRVLARGEHEPHLVLDAFLLRSLAVNGYAPSFNDCAKCGMPGPNRFFSVAAGGSICVDCRVPGSVVPSAEALTLLAALLTGDWATADACEARHAREGSGLVSAYLHWHLERGLRSLRYVEKN